From Rhodovibrio salinarum DSM 9154:
CTGGGGGTTCGACTACGTCCTGCTCGACTTCCTGGGTGACGTGGTGTGCGGCGGCTTCGGTCTGCCGATCGCCCGCGACATGTGCCAGAAGACCATCGTGGTGGCGGCCAACGACCTGCAGTCGATTTACGTCGCCAACAATGTTTGCTCGGCCGTCGACTACTTCCGCCGGATGGGCGGCAACGTCGGCGTCGCCGGTCTGGTCGTGAACAAGGATGACGGCACCGGCGAGGCCGAACAGTTTGCCGAGCAGGCGGGCATTCCGACGCTGGCTCGAATCCCGGCGGACGACGACATCCGCCGGAAGTCCGCGAACTACGAGATGATCGGCTACCCCGGCAGCCCCTGGGCGCCGCTGTTCGAGGAACTCGGCGTCAAGGCTGCGGAGGCTCCGCCGGTGATGCCGACGCCGCTGGAGCACGACGGCCTGCTCGACCTGTTCAAGGGCGAGGACGTCGGCCGCGATGTCGAGCTGGTCCCGGCCACCCAGGAGGACATGTGCGGGGGCAAGCCGCCGCAGAAGGAGTCCCTGGAGGTCGTCTACGACGAGGCGTGAGGCCGGCCGGGCGGGATCGGTCCTCGGGGCTGGGCCCGCCGGCACTTCACGTTTCATGCCGACAAGACCGGTTCCGGTGCGTTTTGCACAGGCGCCGCGACCCCGATGCGGAGGCCCGCGATGACCGACTATTCCGCAGACGCCTCAGCCAACGATACGGCGAGCGACGCGTCCGACCCCAACCAGCCGCCCACGATCGATGCCGAGGCGGCGGAAGCCGCCGCCCAGGCCGAAGGCGGCTGCCACGGCGGCAAACAGACCCTGATGGACGCCGCGCGGAAGGCCGGCAAGTCCGAGGTGCTGCAGAAGCTGCACGAGGACTATCCCACCGGCCCGCACGACCAGCCGCAGTCGATGTGCCCGGCGTTCGGCTCGCTGCGGGTGGGGCTGCGGATGCGGCGTACCGCGACGATCCTGTCGGGGTCGGCCTGCTGCGTTTACGGCCTGAGCTTCACCTCGCACTTCTATGGCGCGCGGCGG
This genomic window contains:
- a CDS encoding chlorophyllide a reductase iron protein subunit X, whose translation is MTDSATADTGQNEAGGEKETQVIAIYGKGGIGKSFTLSNLSYMMAQQGKKVLLIGCDPKSDTTSMLFGGRSTPTIIDTSGQKKASGEEVRIEDVCFKRDGVYAMELGGPEVGRGCGGRGIIHGFELLEKLGFHDWGFDYVLLDFLGDVVCGGFGLPIARDMCQKTIVVAANDLQSIYVANNVCSAVDYFRRMGGNVGVAGLVVNKDDGTGEAEQFAEQAGIPTLARIPADDDIRRKSANYEMIGYPGSPWAPLFEELGVKAAEAPPVMPTPLEHDGLLDLFKGEDVGRDVELVPATQEDMCGGKPPQKESLEVVYDEA